AAAAACTGAAGTAAACTGGAAACCAACATATGATTTAAATACAGGAATTGAAGAAACAATTTCATGGTGGGAATCATTTATAAAAAAACATAACGATACGCATCACTAAAGCGTAAATCCTTCGTCCCTCTTGCTAAATCTTTATACCATTCCTCTAATTTTTCTGGCGTGATAATATGGTGCGTACCCATTCCCCCATGCTTACTAGCTTCAGAAAGAGTCGGGCCAATTTGTAATTTCCTCTTTCTCATCGCATCGTTCCAAGGGCTGAAACCAAACCATGCAATACACGCTAGTAGCGGGTAAATCATAGATTCATGTGCAGATAAATGTCTTCCAACCGTATAACTTCCATGTTCATGATTATGAATAAATCTACCTCTTCTCCATAACGGCCAATCTTCTGGTAAATAACCGTGAAATCGCTGTTTCATTAAAGGTATCCCAAAGTTAAGGTCCAGATAATTGTAGTTAGGATCATCAACCATAATAAGCCCTTCCAGCCAATACATCCTTCCTCCCAATTCATTGAGTGATTTCCAAAACTGATTTTTATCATGTACACAAAGAAACTCAGTCGTATTTAAAATTAGTTTCCAT
This Bacillus paramycoides DNA region includes the following protein-coding sequences:
- a CDS encoding glycosyltransferase family 2 protein, whose product is MVITTTVISHFYNEEYLLPWWLAHHTKLFDHGILINKGSTDRSVEICKKFAPHWEVRDSTNPEFDALATDHEVMRVEQEVEGWKLILNTTEFLCVHDKNQFWKSLNELGGRMYWLEGLIMVDDPNYNYLDLNFGIPLMKQRFHGYLPEDWPLWRRGRFIHNHEHGSYTVGRHLSAHESMIYPLLACIAWFGFSPWNDAMRKRKLQIGPTLSEASKHGGMGTHHIITPEKLEEWYKDLARGTKDLRFSDAYRYVFL